In Synechococcus sp. PCC 6312, one genomic interval encodes:
- a CDS encoding L-lactate permease: MIYALIALIPIFTVFLLLIGLRWPANRAMPVAYIVTVLIALVLWQVPWNWVAAATVQGGVIALEILYIVFGAILLLNTLQASGAIPAIRQSLTSITADRRIQAMIIAWLFGSFIEGASGFGTPAVICVPLLVAIGFPALAAVMMALIIQSTPSTFGAVGTPIVIGIRAGLGGVAAFEENLVQFGGSVDGFLQQVGVEAAIIHTLVGILIPLILSITLTSFFGDEKSWRTGLGAWKFALFAGLAFTVPYLLTAIFIGPEFPTLVGGLLGLGITVFVARQGWFTPAEVWDFPPRDQWDEFWDLSRNAAAEPPQALMNPVLAWLPYGLVGIFLVLSRIVPPLKAGLQAWHPSWSNLFGTSLTVSTQPLYLPPTILLFVAGITYFLHRMEWPKFQQAVRSTVPILLNVALALGSAVLLARVFINSGTNTQGIDSMPLQLAAGLAVLVGNSWPLFAPVVGLIGAFVAGSVTVSNMMFSLFQFGMAEKLNLSAPLILALQCVGASAGNVICVPNIVAAAATVGLLGLEGVLIRWLLAPALYYIGFAGLVGLLLSQWKS, encoded by the coding sequence GTGATTTATGCCCTAATTGCTCTGATTCCGATTTTTACAGTATTTTTGCTACTGATTGGCTTGCGCTGGCCAGCAAATCGGGCAATGCCTGTAGCCTATATCGTGACAGTGCTAATTGCCCTAGTTTTATGGCAAGTTCCCTGGAATTGGGTAGCAGCAGCAACTGTGCAGGGGGGCGTAATTGCCTTAGAGATTTTATATATTGTCTTTGGGGCGATTTTATTACTGAATACCCTCCAGGCCTCGGGGGCAATTCCAGCCATTCGCCAAAGTTTAACGTCCATTACGGCTGATCGGCGCATCCAAGCGATGATTATTGCCTGGTTATTTGGCAGCTTTATTGAGGGGGCATCTGGATTTGGAACTCCGGCTGTGATTTGTGTCCCGTTGTTGGTGGCGATTGGGTTTCCGGCCTTGGCAGCGGTGATGATGGCCCTGATTATTCAAAGCACCCCCTCCACGTTTGGGGCTGTGGGAACACCGATTGTGATTGGTATTCGGGCTGGGTTAGGAGGAGTGGCGGCTTTTGAGGAAAACTTAGTACAGTTTGGGGGCAGTGTTGATGGATTTCTCCAGCAGGTGGGAGTTGAGGCGGCGATTATCCATACTCTTGTTGGCATCTTAATCCCGTTAATTTTGTCCATAACCTTAACAAGTTTTTTTGGGGACGAAAAGTCTTGGCGGACGGGCCTGGGGGCCTGGAAATTTGCCTTATTTGCGGGTTTAGCGTTTACAGTTCCTTATCTCCTGACGGCGATTTTTATTGGCCCAGAATTTCCGACTCTAGTTGGGGGACTTTTAGGCCTGGGGATCACGGTGTTTGTGGCTCGCCAAGGGTGGTTTACTCCGGCTGAAGTTTGGGATTTTCCCCCTCGTGACCAATGGGATGAGTTTTGGGATCTCTCTAGGAATGCCGCCGCCGAACCTCCCCAGGCCCTAATGAACCCAGTTTTGGCCTGGTTACCCTATGGATTAGTGGGAATTTTTTTAGTCCTCTCCCGAATTGTCCCCCCCTTGAAAGCCGGATTACAGGCCTGGCACCCCAGTTGGAGCAACCTCTTTGGGACAAGCTTAACGGTTTCTACTCAGCCACTCTATCTACCGCCCACCATTCTCCTGTTTGTGGCGGGGATTACCTATTTTTTACATCGGATGGAGTGGCCCAAGTTTCAACAGGCTGTTCGCAGTACCGTGCCAATTTTGTTGAATGTTGCGCTGGCCTTGGGGTCGGCTGTCCTGCTGGCCAGGGTATTCATTAACTCAGGCACAAATACCCAAGGGATAGACAGTATGCCCCTGCAATTAGCCGCTGGCCTGGCGGTTTTGGTTGGCAATAGTTGGCCCTTGTTTGCCCCCGTGGTTGGGCTGATTGGCGCGTTTGTGGCCGGAAGTGTGACGGTGAGTAATATGATGTTTTCCCTGTTTCAGTTTGGGATGGCGGAAAAGCTCAACCTCTCGGCCCCATTGATTTTAGCCTTGCAATGTGTCGGGGCTTCAGCGGGGAATGTGATTTGTGTCCCGAATATTGTTGCGGCGGCTGCTACGGTGGGTTTATTGGGCCTGGAAGGGGTGTTAATTCGCTGGTTGTTAGCTCCCGCCCTGTATTACATTGGCTTTGCTGGCCTGGTCGGACTGTTGTTGAGCCAATGGAAGTCGTAA
- a CDS encoding S41 family peptidase — translation MAEVSEELTSECRNQAGKAVFQLIVKRKMLQSGLGLGLGLLGFWFGASPGLAAPLQDSPKALVDEAWQFLNQYYIDPKFNEQDWQSLRTDLLSRNYSSPDQAYATIQQTLATLGDPYTRFLPPREYSQLMRQTQGEQVDVGLVLQEDGDILQVAAIVPQSLATKANVKVGDEIVTINGRSTDRLTLERAQTLMKGPAGSAVKLSVKRGSEKPFMVEIKREGKIDPTVQYQTFSLAGTPVGYIRLSGFNSTSSQDMAAAVQALKKSKVQGFILDLRYNPGGLLDAGIDIARQWLPSGVIVRIRQQQDEPQEVRANQTALTNLPLVILVNNNSASASEILAGALQDQKRALVVGTHTFGKARVQAVHEMSDGSALVVTVARYLTPSGRDIAQQGIIPDVIVPESPGIDQELRLNPQAIPSPRDPIVAKSLELLATQIQTPLVVR, via the coding sequence ATGGCCGAGGTGTCTGAGGAATTAACGTCTGAGTGCCGGAATCAGGCGGGGAAAGCCGTTTTTCAGTTGATCGTCAAGAGAAAGATGCTCCAGTCTGGCCTAGGTTTGGGTCTGGGGCTATTGGGGTTCTGGTTTGGGGCAAGTCCGGGCTTAGCGGCTCCCCTCCAAGATTCTCCAAAAGCCTTGGTAGATGAGGCCTGGCAATTTCTCAATCAGTACTACATTGATCCCAAGTTTAATGAACAGGATTGGCAGAGCCTGCGTACAGATTTGCTCTCCCGTAACTACAGTAGCCCCGACCAGGCCTATGCCACCATTCAACAAACCCTAGCCACACTCGGCGATCCTTACACTCGCTTTCTTCCCCCCCGTGAATATAGTCAACTGATGCGGCAAACCCAAGGAGAACAGGTGGATGTGGGCCTGGTTTTACAAGAGGATGGGGATATCCTCCAAGTAGCGGCGATTGTCCCTCAGTCTCTCGCTACGAAAGCAAATGTGAAAGTGGGCGATGAAATTGTCACCATTAATGGGCGCAGTACCGATCGACTCACCTTGGAGCGGGCCCAAACTTTGATGAAAGGACCGGCGGGTTCGGCGGTGAAACTTTCCGTCAAACGGGGCAGTGAAAAGCCATTTATGGTTGAAATTAAGCGGGAAGGTAAAATTGACCCCACCGTTCAATACCAAACTTTTTCCTTGGCGGGCACTCCCGTTGGCTATATTCGTTTAAGTGGTTTTAATTCAACCTCCAGTCAGGATATGGCCGCCGCAGTCCAGGCCTTGAAAAAATCTAAAGTCCAAGGCTTCATCCTTGACCTGCGCTATAATCCCGGTGGTTTGTTAGATGCAGGGATTGACATTGCCAGACAGTGGCTCCCCAGTGGTGTGATTGTCCGCATTCGCCAACAACAGGATGAACCCCAAGAGGTGCGCGCTAATCAAACGGCCCTGACCAATCTACCCTTAGTGATTTTAGTGAATAACAATTCCGCCAGTGCCAGTGAAATTTTAGCCGGGGCCTTACAAGACCAAAAGCGGGCCTTGGTGGTTGGGACTCACACCTTTGGAAAAGCCCGTGTCCAGGCCGTCCATGAAATGTCTGATGGCTCTGCCCTAGTCGTCACCGTCGCCCGCTATTTAACCCCCAGTGGTCGCGACATTGCCCAACAGGGAATTATTCCCGATGTGATTGTGCCTGAAAGCCCAGGGATCGATCAGGAATTACGCTTAAATCCCCAGGCCATCCCCAGTCCAAGGGATCCAATTGTGGCTAAAAGCTTAGAACTCCTGGCGACTCAAATTCAGACTCCCTTGGTTGTTCGTTAA
- a CDS encoding circadian clock protein KaiA, whose protein sequence is MLRNIEVYLNDLRELAVNRPYRLNICGLVHSPGLSKALTAEFVKTPENYEWINFPQITSFSTYLDQHRHQVDCLIVEWQAGLGDLFTYLHHSATVLPAILIGPESELSPQDPPHYHAAEIILNQASPPQMPMILEHAITHFLKLSQACPLPLPPDLALSPETLQNHSSRQNILSERLKERLGYLGVYYKREAQQFFRHMPATTKAKFLDELQANYRQIILEYFHQNSNVNTLMDAFVTKAFFADISVSQVLEIHIELMDNFAKQLKLEGRNEDILLDYRLTLIDVIAHLCEMYRRSIPREA, encoded by the coding sequence TTGTTAAGAAATATCGAAGTTTATCTCAATGATTTGCGTGAACTGGCTGTGAACCGCCCCTATCGTCTCAATATTTGTGGCTTAGTTCATTCCCCAGGCCTGAGTAAGGCACTAACGGCAGAATTTGTCAAAACTCCGGAAAACTACGAATGGATCAATTTTCCGCAGATCACGAGTTTTAGTACCTACTTGGATCAACATCGGCATCAGGTGGATTGCTTGATTGTGGAGTGGCAAGCGGGCCTGGGAGACTTATTTACTTATCTCCATCACAGTGCCACCGTCCTTCCGGCCATTTTGATTGGCCCTGAGTCTGAACTGTCGCCCCAGGATCCCCCCCACTATCATGCTGCCGAGATTATTCTGAACCAGGCCAGCCCTCCACAAATGCCCATGATCTTGGAGCACGCCATTACTCATTTCCTTAAACTATCCCAGGCCTGCCCCCTGCCCCTGCCTCCAGATTTAGCCCTGTCTCCAGAGACTTTACAGAATCACTCATCTCGGCAAAATATTCTCTCGGAACGTCTTAAAGAACGCTTAGGGTATTTGGGAGTGTATTACAAACGAGAGGCTCAACAGTTTTTCCGCCATATGCCGGCAACTACCAAAGCAAAATTTTTGGATGAGCTTCAGGCCAACTACCGACAAATTATCCTGGAATACTTTCATCAAAATAGTAATGTCAACACCCTGATGGATGCCTTTGTCACCAAAGCCTTTTTTGCCGACATATCCGTATCCCAAGTTTTGGAGATTCATATCGAATTGATGGATAATTTTGCCAAGCAGCTTAAACTAGAGGGGCGCAATGAGGATATTCTCCTCGATTATCGTTTGACCTTAATTGATGTGATTGCCCACCTCTGCGAAATGTATCGGCGTTCGATCCCCCGCGAGGCCTAA
- the kaiB gene encoding circadian clock protein KaiB — protein sequence MSPLRKTYILKLYVAGNTPNSVRALRTLNNILDQEFKGVYALKVIDVLKNPQLAEEDKILATPTLSKILPPPVRKIIGDLSDREKVLIGLDLLYEEISDPGTEFARQDDGG from the coding sequence ATGAGTCCGTTGCGAAAAACCTATATTCTCAAACTCTATGTCGCTGGCAATACCCCCAATTCTGTCCGAGCGTTGCGAACCTTAAACAACATTCTCGACCAAGAGTTCAAGGGAGTCTATGCCCTCAAGGTGATTGATGTGCTCAAAAACCCCCAACTGGCGGAAGAAGACAAAATCCTTGCCACGCCCACCCTGTCTAAAATCCTGCCGCCGCCGGTGCGAAAAATTATCGGCGATCTCTCAGACCGGGAAAAAGTCTTAATTGGCCTGGATTTACTCTACGAAGAAATCTCTGATCCAGGGACAGAGTTTGCGCGCCAAGATGATGGTGGGTAA
- a CDS encoding cofactor assembly of complex C subunit B, with product MSQADPNRYLRLMPLAAGVVGGVLLLLNRLTSLELTTSQARSDVVGTILGACLILTGLIWQQVQPLPPESVILNGTERFELLEPLPDALKLELAWASHTLLTNTPTQALVIWYRGQVLLRRGILPDTTMTTPGPIVQQALAKERPIYLVKLPLYPGRVEFDYLPDNTQGLICQPLGREGVLIVGANAPRSYTRQDERWIEAIAAKLAAACQTSLATLD from the coding sequence ATGTCCCAGGCCGATCCGAATCGCTATCTCCGGTTAATGCCCCTTGCGGCTGGGGTCGTGGGCGGGGTACTCCTCCTCCTCAATCGGTTAACCAGTCTTGAACTGACGACATCCCAGGCCCGGTCGGATGTGGTGGGGACGATCCTGGGGGCATGCCTCATTTTGACTGGATTAATTTGGCAACAGGTTCAACCGCTCCCCCCGGAATCCGTCATCTTAAACGGCACAGAACGGTTTGAGCTTTTGGAACCCCTCCCGGATGCCTTAAAACTAGAACTGGCCTGGGCCTCCCATACCTTACTAACCAACACCCCAACCCAAGCCCTCGTGATTTGGTATCGGGGCCAAGTCCTCTTGCGGCGAGGAATTTTGCCAGACACAACAATGACAACCCCTGGCCCGATTGTTCAACAAGCCCTGGCCAAGGAACGCCCCATTTATTTAGTGAAGTTACCCCTCTATCCCGGCCGGGTTGAATTTGATTATTTGCCAGACAATACCCAAGGCCTGATTTGCCAACCCCTAGGGCGGGAAGGAGTGCTGATTGTGGGGGCCAATGCTCCCCGTAGTTATACCCGCCAAGATGAGCGTTGGATTGAAGCGATTGCGGCCAAACTAGCCGCAGCCTGCCAGACTTCCCTCGCCACACTAGACTAA
- a CDS encoding aldo/keto reductase has translation MQYRQWGQTQQTLSVFSLGTMRYLDDSVAALAVIKTALDFGVNHIETAQAYGDSELILAQALKISINRQDVYLTTKLLPVPHAVQFAASLDRSFQRLGVDYIDNLAIHGINTSEHLAWALEFCLPVLEIAQRAGKIGAIGFSTHGSLELICQAIETRKFAFVNLHYNYFFQRNAAAIQLAQQRHMGVFMISPADKGGLLYQPSPQLIELCHPFHPLHLNYRFLLSQPAITTLSFGPARPDEVPFPLEVADQTTPLTDLEQEIFQRIEDHLQTTLGLEHCHQCYACLPCPEEIAIPEILRLRNLTVGLGMQDYGAYRYQMLEKAGHWFPGRPGARCTDCGDCLPRCPSQLNIPALLRDTHAQLRGPGRRRLWQTD, from the coding sequence ATGCAATATCGGCAATGGGGCCAAACCCAGCAAACCCTTTCCGTCTTCAGCCTGGGGACAATGCGGTATTTAGATGATTCAGTTGCGGCCCTAGCGGTCATTAAAACGGCTCTAGACTTCGGGGTCAACCACATTGAAACAGCCCAGGCCTATGGTGATAGTGAGTTAATTTTGGCCCAGGCCCTGAAAATTTCCATCAACCGCCAAGATGTTTACCTCACCACCAAACTTTTACCAGTCCCTCATGCAGTCCAATTTGCGGCCAGTTTAGATCGTTCATTCCAACGATTGGGAGTTGATTATATTGATAATCTGGCCATTCATGGGATTAATACCTCGGAACACCTGGCCTGGGCTTTAGAGTTTTGTTTACCGGTGTTAGAAATAGCCCAAAGGGCCGGAAAAATCGGCGCAATTGGCTTTTCCACCCACGGATCATTGGAGTTAATATGCCAGGCCATCGAAACCCGTAAATTTGCCTTTGTTAATCTCCACTACAATTACTTTTTTCAACGCAATGCCGCGGCGATTCAGTTAGCCCAACAGCGACACATGGGGGTGTTCATGATCTCGCCAGCGGACAAAGGCGGCCTGCTCTATCAACCTTCACCCCAACTGATCGAACTTTGTCACCCCTTCCATCCCTTGCACCTGAATTATCGCTTTCTCCTCAGCCAACCCGCCATTACAACCCTCAGTTTTGGCCCCGCTCGGCCGGATGAAGTGCCGTTTCCCCTCGAAGTTGCCGATCAAACCACTCCCCTGACGGATCTGGAGCAGGAGATTTTTCAGCGGATTGAAGATCATTTACAAACGACTCTGGGCCTGGAGCACTGCCACCAATGTTATGCCTGTTTACCCTGTCCAGAAGAGATTGCCATTCCCGAAATTTTACGATTACGCAATTTAACCGTGGGCCTGGGGATGCAGGACTATGGGGCCTATCGCTATCAGATGCTAGAAAAGGCGGGCCATTGGTTTCCCGGCCGCCCAGGAGCGCGATGTACGGACTGTGGAGATTGTTTGCCCCGCTGCCCCAGTCAGTTGAATATTCCGGCCCTCTTGCGAGATACCCATGCCCAGTTACGGGGGCCTGGACGCAGACGACTCTGGCAGACGGATTAA
- a CDS encoding bifunctional nuclease family protein: MIEMRVAGIALDAATRTPIVLLKDGTERRALPIWIGQAEAKAILLALEQEKPVRPLTHDLMTNILQAWEMTLDRVVIHSLQDNTYYAVLTLRQGEIKKEIDARPSDAIALAVRSDCPIWVLEEVVADASIPVDRDADEAERQAFREFLDKIRPEDFTHQGQDQDLEDSSAS; this comes from the coding sequence ATGATTGAAATGCGAGTTGCAGGAATTGCCCTCGATGCGGCTACTCGAACCCCGATTGTTCTCCTCAAAGATGGGACGGAGCGCCGGGCCTTACCGATTTGGATTGGGCAAGCTGAAGCCAAGGCAATTTTACTAGCACTGGAACAAGAAAAACCCGTGCGCCCCCTAACTCACGATTTGATGACGAATATCCTCCAGGCCTGGGAGATGACCTTAGATCGGGTTGTGATTCATTCCCTGCAAGACAACACCTACTATGCGGTATTAACCCTCCGTCAAGGTGAGATCAAAAAAGAGATTGATGCCCGCCCCAGTGATGCCATTGCCCTCGCAGTTCGCTCTGACTGCCCAATTTGGGTCTTAGAAGAAGTGGTGGCCGATGCCTCAATTCCAGTAGATCGCGATGCAGACGAAGCAGAACGCCAGGCCTTTCGGGAGTTTTTGGATAAGATTCGCCCAGAGGACTTTACCCATCAAGGACAGGATCAAGATTTAGAAGATTCCTCGGCCAGTTAG
- a CDS encoding GNAT family N-acetyltransferase, producing the protein MSESITPTICPARPGDENTIFGFIQALAAYENLADTVTGTPAQLHQHLFMPPVNAQAWLVEWGGEPVGYGLGFPFINGLNRGLYLEDLYISPAFRRRGLGQALLAFLANLTLEQGGNAMQWTVLAENTPAIQFYQQLGATIPPQARVGRMTGEVLIWLGQQSLGDDDLLGSLETITATENSAFNSVAPAWSQSAIPSSEIWGWPGQPGSIRTYVSYSTFLTQPGLFVADRVGFGNSTPLARTLAEKGLRDLAQVCCIRNYQRLEWVVNLEEADPWLATGLGVEVLPDWRFCYLTGAALTTLAARSQDCGSIR; encoded by the coding sequence ATGTCTGAATCCATTACCCCCACCATTTGCCCGGCTCGGCCTGGGGATGAAAACACCATCTTTGGGTTTATCCAAGCGTTAGCGGCCTATGAAAACCTGGCCGATACCGTGACTGGAACCCCGGCCCAACTCCACCAGCATTTATTTATGCCTCCTGTAAACGCCCAGGCCTGGCTCGTGGAATGGGGGGGTGAACCGGTGGGCTATGGCCTGGGATTCCCCTTTATCAATGGTTTGAATCGTGGATTATATCTGGAAGATTTATATATTTCTCCAGCTTTCCGGCGGCGAGGCCTGGGGCAAGCCCTGTTGGCATTTTTGGCGAACTTAACCCTTGAACAGGGTGGGAATGCCATGCAATGGACTGTTTTGGCGGAGAATACCCCTGCGATTCAGTTCTACCAACAGCTTGGTGCGACTATTCCCCCCCAGGCCCGTGTCGGTCGGATGACAGGAGAGGTTTTAATCTGGCTGGGCCAGCAATCCTTAGGGGATGATGATTTACTGGGTTCTCTAGAAACCATTACCGCAACGGAAAACTCTGCCTTCAACTCGGTTGCCCCGGCCTGGTCGCAGTCGGCGATTCCCAGCAGTGAAATTTGGGGCTGGCCAGGCCAACCCGGATCGATCCGCACCTATGTCAGTTACTCCACCTTTTTAACCCAACCCGGCCTGTTTGTCGCCGATCGAGTTGGCTTTGGAAATTCAACGCCCCTTGCGCGAACTCTGGCAGAAAAAGGACTCCGGGATCTGGCCCAGGTTTGCTGCATTCGCAACTATCAGCGGTTAGAGTGGGTCGTCAACTTGGAGGAAGCTGATCCTTGGTTGGCAACTGGCCTGGGGGTTGAAGTCCTTCCAGACTGGCGTTTTTGTTATCTGACTGGAGCAGCATTAACAACTTTGGCGGCCCGTAGTCAAGATTGCGGATCAATTCGCTAA
- the kaiC gene encoding circadian clock protein KaiC, giving the protein MTTSNSDNLPTLPRLHRTEVEKVRTMIEGFDDISRGGLPKGRTTLVSGTSGTGKTLLAMQFLYNGITIFDDPGIFVTFEESPNDIIKNALSFGWDLQTLIDQGKLFILDASPDPEGQEVAGDFDLSALIERIQYAIRKYKANRVSIDSVTAVFQQYDAASVVRREIFRLAARLKQLGVTTIMTTERIDEYGPVARFGVEEFVSDNVVILRNVLEGERRRRTAEILKLRGTTHMKGEYPFTITSEGINIFPLGAMRLTQRSSNVRVSSGVTKLDEMCGGGFFKDSIILVTGATGTGKTLLVSKFLETGCKSGERALLFAYEESRAQLSRNASSWGIDFEDLEQQGLLRIICAYPESAGLEDHLQIIKSEIAEFKPSRIAIDSLSALARGVSNNAFRQFVIGVTGFAKQEELTGFFTNTTDQFMGSNSITESHISTITDSIILLQYVEIRGEMSRALNVFKMRGSWHDKGIREYVITEHGADIKGSFWNFEGIISGSPTRIAIDEKSELARIAKDVRGL; this is encoded by the coding sequence ATGACAACCTCTAATTCAGACAATTTACCCACATTGCCCCGCCTTCACCGGACTGAAGTGGAAAAAGTCCGAACCATGATTGAGGGGTTTGATGACATTAGCCGGGGGGGGCTACCGAAGGGCCGAACCACCTTAGTCAGCGGCACATCGGGGACAGGCAAAACCCTTTTAGCCATGCAATTTCTCTACAACGGCATCACGATCTTTGACGATCCCGGCATTTTCGTCACCTTTGAGGAATCTCCCAACGACATCATTAAAAATGCCCTTAGTTTTGGCTGGGATCTGCAAACCCTGATTGACCAAGGCAAGTTATTCATCCTTGATGCCTCACCGGATCCGGAAGGGCAGGAAGTGGCTGGGGATTTTGATCTGTCCGCCCTGATTGAACGGATTCAATATGCAATTCGCAAATATAAAGCTAATCGGGTCTCCATTGATTCAGTGACAGCGGTTTTCCAACAGTACGATGCGGCCTCCGTGGTGCGGCGGGAAATTTTTCGCCTCGCGGCGCGGCTGAAGCAACTGGGTGTGACGACCATCATGACCACGGAGCGGATTGATGAATATGGCCCTGTGGCCCGGTTTGGCGTGGAAGAATTTGTCTCTGATAATGTGGTGATTCTCCGTAATGTCTTAGAAGGGGAACGGCGGCGGCGGACAGCGGAAATTCTCAAACTGCGCGGCACCACCCATATGAAGGGGGAATATCCATTTACCATCACCTCGGAAGGCATTAATATCTTCCCCTTAGGGGCCATGCGCCTGACCCAACGCTCTTCCAATGTGCGGGTTTCTTCCGGTGTGACGAAGCTGGATGAAATGTGCGGCGGCGGCTTCTTCAAAGATTCGATTATTCTGGTCACGGGGGCGACGGGAACGGGGAAAACCCTGCTGGTGAGTAAGTTCCTCGAAACGGGTTGTAAGTCGGGAGAGCGGGCCCTATTGTTTGCCTATGAAGAGTCGCGGGCCCAACTGTCCCGGAATGCCTCCTCCTGGGGGATTGATTTTGAAGACTTAGAACAGCAGGGCCTGTTACGGATTATCTGTGCCTATCCGGAGTCGGCGGGCCTGGAGGATCATCTACAAATTATTAAGTCGGAAATTGCCGAGTTTAAGCCATCCCGGATTGCCATTGACTCCTTGTCGGCCTTGGCGCGGGGGGTGAGCAATAACGCTTTCCGGCAGTTTGTGATTGGGGTAACTGGGTTTGCTAAACAGGAGGAATTAACGGGCTTCTTTACCAACACCACCGATCAATTTATGGGATCCAACTCGATTACGGAGTCTCATATTTCCACGATTACGGATTCGATTATTCTGCTGCAATATGTGGAAATTCGGGGTGAGATGTCGCGGGCATTAAACGTCTTTAAGATGCGGGGTTCCTGGCATGATAAGGGAATTCGGGAATATGTGATTACGGAGCATGGGGCCGATATTAAGGGCTCGTTCTGGAACTTTGAGGGGATTATCAGTGGTTCCCCAACTCGCATTGCCATTGACGAAAAAAGTGAACTAGCGCGAATTGCTAAGGATGTCCGCGGGTTGTAG
- the purN gene encoding phosphoribosylglycinamide formyltransferase, which translates to MTHALDSLAALVAPPGRLSNSPLPPLKLGILASGTGSNFAALAQGIAEGELPAEIKVLIYNNPEATVKEKAQAWNIPNQLLNHRHFASRTDLDQAIVKVLQAYQVDWVIMAGWMRVVTEVLLDAFPDRVVNLHPSLLPSFRGLNAIEQALAAGVKITGCTVHLVRLEVDSGPILVQAAVPVLPDDDPASLHARIQTQEHRILKQAIHLLHQAQS; encoded by the coding sequence ATGACCCATGCCCTTGATTCCCTTGCGGCCCTAGTGGCTCCCCCTGGCCGATTATCAAACTCCCCCCTCCCCCCCTTGAAGCTCGGTATTTTGGCATCGGGAACAGGTAGTAATTTTGCCGCCCTGGCCCAAGGTATTGCCGAGGGTGAACTCCCAGCCGAAATTAAAGTCCTGATTTATAACAATCCTGAGGCGACAGTTAAAGAAAAAGCCCAGGCCTGGAATATTCCCAATCAACTCCTCAACCATCGCCACTTTGCTAGCCGGACTGACCTTGACCAGGCCATTGTGAAAGTGTTGCAAGCCTATCAAGTGGATTGGGTGATCATGGCTGGCTGGATGCGGGTTGTGACCGAAGTTTTACTAGATGCGTTTCCTGACCGGGTGGTGAATTTACATCCCAGTTTGCTCCCCAGTTTTCGGGGCCTGAACGCTATTGAACAGGCCTTAGCCGCCGGGGTAAAAATCACAGGCTGTACCGTCCATCTTGTCCGTTTAGAAGTTGATAGTGGGCCGATTTTGGTGCAAGCAGCCGTGCCTGTCCTCCCCGATGATGATCCCGCTAGTCTTCATGCCCGCATCCAGACCCAAGAGCATCGAATTCTCAAGCAAGCTATTCACCTATTGCATCAGGCCCAGAGTTGA